ATGGTTTCCCCCCTCAGCTCCACCTTGTTGGGGCTGGGTGGGTCATGCTGTGTGCCCCACTTCTCAACTCTCTGCCCAGGCTCCTATCGCCCCTCCTATGAAGAGATGCTGAGATTCTACAGCTACTACAAGCAAGCGACCACGGGGCCTTGCGTGGTGCCTCGGCCTGGGTTCTGGGACCCCATTGGACGATACAAGTGGTGAGCTCCCTGTCTGTTGAGCCAACTACTTCAGCTGTCAGCCAGCCTGCTCACAGCCCTCTGTCCTCCCATCCCCCAGGGATGCCTGGAACCGCCTGGGCAAGATGAGCAGGGAGGAGGCCATGTCTGCCTACATCTCTGAGATGAAGCTGGTGGCACAGAAGGTAGAGAGAGGGCTGCCattctctgtccccaagcctccagCCAGGTGGCCTGCTCCTCCTACTTCCAGTGCTGACCTCCATGTTTCCTATTCATTGATACCCCCCCCCTGGGATTTACCACCGTCCCATTGTCTCCCACTCTGCTTGCCTGGTCCTGACTTGGGTGCAAGGTGGAGGTGTGTGATGGGGAGCAGAAGCCCAGCCCAAGacgtggggggtggggtgcaTGGGGGGAGGATCTGACTGGACCCTATAAGCACATTAACTCCTCCCATACAGGTGATTGACACTGTGCCCCTAGGTGAGGTGGCTGAGGAGTCCTTTGCTTGCTTTGAGCCCCTGTACCAATTGATCCCTGACATGCCAAAGCCCCCGGAAACCTTCCTGAGAAGAGTCACAGGTGAGACCCACGGGATGAGAGCTCGGAATGCGCAGAGTGAACTAGACTGGGGGGGGACTGCTATATTGGGGGTGCTGGAGGCAGAAGGCATTATAATGTCCCTTTAGAGACATTATCAGGCCTTGTCCATGATGAATGGAGATGAGAGATTTTTACTTCACTGAACGTGCCACCTTCCTGCCCCGCCTTCCTGCCCCACCTTTTGAGTGCTGTGTCTTGACAGGTTGGAAAGATCAGGGACAGAATCGAGATGATggggctgcccctgagcctccctGCCGCTCCAGGGAACCAGCATTCCCACATCCAGGTTAGCCCTTGACTAGGAAAGGACAGACTCAGGCTGGTGGGGGGCATCtccaggaggggaagggaggagcctGGATGCTCTTCAGGCCTCGTGCCCACGGAAGCTGAGCGCTCCTGTGTGCCCAAGGCCACGCAGGCCTAGAGCCTGTGGCAGGGcctcctgccctggcaggagctCTAGCATCTCCTAACCAGGTGTTGCCACCCAGCTGTgcacccttcccctctctccaggAGCTCTCTCTTGGCAGtaaccttcccttccctcttcccagagTCCCGGCCGCCCAGAGACCTGGACTTGGAGGTGTTCTGCGACTCCCTGGAACAGCTGGAGCCTGAGCTGGTGAGACTCTCgtgctccccccttcccttcccttccctcccccggtGTGCCTTGCTTGCTCCATCCCCACCCTGGCATCTGTGACTCATCTCAGCAGGTTTGGGCAGAGCACAGGGGAGCAGCTGGAGGAGAGCCTGACAGCAGAACCAGCCCTGAACCCCCCAGTGAATCCCCCAGTGAGAATGGTGAGCTCCCGTTGacctttctctcccttcacccCAGCCTTCCCTTGGCTGTCCTCTTAGGCAAAGGTGAAAGTCCAGCTCAGGCACTAGACAGTAGCTGCTGTCTGGCTAGACACTGGACCAAATGGGCAAAGTACTTGCTCCCAGCTCTTTTCCCAAGGGCCCCAATAGAACACTTTCATAAGTatggtcttctctctctctctcttttttttttttttgccagtcctgggtcttgaactcagggcctgaacgctgtccctggctttttgctcaaggctagcactctaccatttgagccacagcacctcttctggccttttctctatatgtggtgctgaggaatcgaacccagggcttcatgtatacaaggcaagcgctcttgccactaggccatattcccagccccaagtatggTCTTCTTAATTCCTCTGACCAAGCAGCCCAATGCGAAAGATGACCTGTGACATCCTTtcccaattgtgtgtgtgtgcgcgtgcgtgtgcatgcacatgtgtgcacgctGGTCCCAGAGCATGAACTcttgtcctgagcactgtcc
This sequence is a window from Perognathus longimembris pacificus isolate PPM17 chromosome 17, ASM2315922v1, whole genome shotgun sequence. Protein-coding genes within it:
- the Acbd4 gene encoding acyl-CoA-binding domain-containing protein 4 isoform X4 is translated as MGTQDEELDCHKQFQAAVSVIQNLPKNGSYRPSYEEMLRFYSYYKQATTGPCVVPRPGFWDPIGRYKWDAWNRLGKMSREEAMSAYISEMKLVAQKVIDTVPLGEVAEESFACFEPLYQLIPDMPKPPETFLRRVTGWKDQGQNRDDGAAPEPPCRSREPAFPHPESRPPRDLDLEVFCDSLEQLEPELVWAEHRGAAGGEPDSRTSPEPPSESPSENERLRGSLLGPQELDKWLMGTVRALQESMRDVQGRLQSLESQPQPPEQRPPVRARPWPLRLSAPTLFFLLLWPFVVQWLFRQFRTQKR
- the Acbd4 gene encoding acyl-CoA-binding domain-containing protein 4 isoform X3, translating into MGTQDEELDCHKQFQAAVSVIQNLPKNGSYRPSYEEMLRFYSYYKQATTGPCVVPRPGFWDPIGRYKWDAWNRLGKMSREEAMSAYISEMKLVAQKVIDTVPLGEVAEESFACFEPLYQLIPDMPKPPETFLRRVTGWKDQGQNRDDGAAPEPPCRSREPAFPHPESRPPRDLDLEVFCDSLEQLEPELVWAEHRGAAGGEPDSRTSPEPPSESPSENERLRGSLLGPQELDKWLMGTVRALQESMRDVQGRLQSLESQPQPPEQQRPPVRARPWPLRLSAPTLFFLLLWPFVVQWLFRQFRTQKR
- the Acbd4 gene encoding acyl-CoA-binding domain-containing protein 4 isoform X5 — translated: MGTQDEELDCHKQFQAAVSVIQNLPKNGSYRPSYEEMLRFYSYYKQATTGPCVVPRPGFWDPIGRYKWDAWNRLGKMSREEAMSAYISEMKLVAQKVIDTVPLGEVAEESFACFEPLYQLIPDMPKPPETFLRRVTGWKDQGQNRDDGAAPEPPCRSREPAFPHPESRPPRDLDLEVFCDSLEQLEPELQVWAEHRGAAGGEPDSRTSPEPPSESPSENERLRGSLLGPQELDKWLMGTVRALQESMRDVQGRLQSLESQPQPPEQLWNQLLLKGPLAPSRGKGYLESSI
- the Acbd4 gene encoding acyl-CoA-binding domain-containing protein 4 isoform X1, with amino-acid sequence MGTQDEELDCHKQFQAAVSVIQNLPKNGSYRPSYEEMLRFYSYYKQATTGPCVVPRPGFWDPIGRYKWDAWNRLGKMSREEAMSAYISEMKLVAQKVIDTVPLGEVAEESFACFEPLYQLIPDMPKPPETFLRRVTGWKDQGQNRDDGAAPEPPCRSREPAFPHPESRPPRDLDLEVFCDSLEQLEPELQVWAEHRGAAGGEPDSRTSPEPPSESPSENERLRGSLLGPQELDKWLMGTVRALQESMRDVQGRLQSLESQPQPPEQQRPPVRARPWPLRLSAPTLFFLLLWPFVVQWLFRQFRTQKR
- the Acbd4 gene encoding acyl-CoA-binding domain-containing protein 4 isoform X2; protein product: MGTQDEELDCHKQFQAAVSVIQNLPKNGSYRPSYEEMLRFYSYYKQATTGPCVVPRPGFWDPIGRYKWDAWNRLGKMSREEAMSAYISEMKLVAQKVIDTVPLGEVAEESFACFEPLYQLIPDMPKPPETFLRRVTGWKDQGQNRDDGAAPEPPCRSREPAFPHPESRPPRDLDLEVFCDSLEQLEPELQVWAEHRGAAGGEPDSRTSPEPPSESPSENERLRGSLLGPQELDKWLMGTVRALQESMRDVQGRLQSLESQPQPPEQQRPPVRARPWPLRLSAPTLFFLLLWPFVVQWLFRQFRTQKR